A DNA window from Engystomops pustulosus chromosome 6, aEngPut4.maternal, whole genome shotgun sequence contains the following coding sequences:
- the LOC140065513 gene encoding phospholipase A2 inhibitor gamma subunit B-like, translating into MKTMSSCLLVTCLLSAIAATGYSLSCIECTSLGDTICNGTSKLCPSGDDSCISSYIVTYMGGMEISEMYIRQCGKRAMCSKSGSISLPNGRIKAGTTCCRTNDCAPSNPVLPGESTKKNGLSCKTCFATNSKTCDSDLLTDCIGNETMCINQVTTRTGDVSATTAVQGCATKDMCQPARQLWNLGKMIVNVENTCSRSGIHVQPALILLILSFSFFWKSSC; encoded by the exons ATGAAGACAATGAGCTCCTGTCTGCTGGTCACCTGCCTCCTGTCTGCTATTGCAGCCACAG GTTATTCTCTGTCATGTATTGAATGCACCTCGCTGGGTGACACCATATGTAATGGGACGTCGAAGCTCTGCCCCTCTGGAGATGATTCCTGCATTTCATCTTATATAGTTACATACATGG GTGGAATGGAAATATCAGAAATGTACATTCGCCAATGTGGAAAACGGGCCATGTGCTCCAAAAGTGGGAGCATCAGCCTCCCCAATGGTAGAATAAAAGCCGGGACCACCTGCTGTAGGACCAATGATTGTGCTCCTTCCAACCCCGTCC TTCCTGGGGAGTCTACTAAAAAAAATGGTTTGTCTTGCAAAACATGCTTTGCCACAAATTCGAAGACTTGTGATTCAGACCTGCTCACCGACTGTATTGGAAATGAGACCATGTGTATAAATCAAGTCACAACCAGAACAG GAGACGTTTCCGCCACAACAGCCGTACAAGGGTGTGCCACCAAAGATATGTGCCAACCTGCCCGTCAGTTGTGGAATCTGGGGAAGATGATCGTCAACGTAGAAAACACTTGTTCCAGAAGCGGAATCCATGTTCAACCCGCGTTGATCCTTCTGATCCTCTCGTTCAGCTTTTTTTGGAAATCCTCATGTTAA